Proteins from one Microbacterium sufflavum genomic window:
- a CDS encoding ROK family transcriptional regulator, translating to MVDVLRPVTVPSPGTGEIFQILRDGQARTKAELAALTGLARSTVALRVDALLAAGLLRPAGEAASTGGRPPARVAFNPRAGLSLAVDLGATHATVAVADLSGVILDARTRTIDIGDGPEKLLDTILADGAALLAATADGLPLVGVGIGVPGPVEHSTGRPTNPPIMPGWDRFDVPAYVQRTFDVPVLVDNDVNILALGEQATSWPRVDDLIFVKVSTGIGAGIIAGGQLQRGAQGSAGDMGHVQVPRGAGSERDPDDERDLEALASGSALAIALRAAGHEVHSASDVVDLVRGGNAAAIEATRQAGRDVGEVLATVVNLLNPSIIVLGGSIARAGEHLLAGVREVVYRRSIPLATQHLAIVQSQAGDRAAVLGAAIMVAREVLSPASVDRYVAAKGSKSADSAPT from the coding sequence ATGGTTGACGTGCTGAGGCCGGTCACGGTGCCCTCCCCGGGGACGGGCGAGATCTTCCAGATCCTCCGCGACGGCCAGGCGCGCACCAAGGCCGAGCTCGCGGCGCTCACCGGACTCGCCCGCTCGACCGTCGCCCTCCGTGTCGACGCGCTCCTCGCCGCCGGGCTCCTGCGGCCGGCGGGCGAAGCCGCCTCCACGGGCGGACGCCCGCCCGCGCGGGTGGCCTTCAATCCCCGCGCCGGACTCTCGCTCGCGGTCGACCTCGGGGCCACGCACGCCACGGTCGCGGTCGCCGATCTGTCCGGCGTCATCCTCGACGCCCGCACGCGCACGATCGACATCGGCGACGGCCCCGAGAAGCTCCTCGACACCATCCTGGCCGACGGCGCCGCGCTGCTCGCGGCGACCGCGGACGGACTACCGCTGGTCGGCGTCGGCATCGGGGTGCCCGGCCCCGTCGAGCACTCGACCGGACGGCCCACGAACCCGCCGATCATGCCGGGGTGGGACCGCTTCGACGTTCCCGCCTATGTGCAGCGGACATTCGACGTGCCCGTGCTGGTCGACAACGACGTGAACATCCTCGCGCTCGGCGAGCAGGCCACCAGCTGGCCCCGCGTCGACGACCTGATCTTCGTCAAGGTGTCCACGGGCATCGGCGCCGGCATCATCGCGGGCGGACAGCTGCAGCGCGGAGCCCAGGGCTCGGCGGGCGACATGGGCCACGTGCAGGTGCCGCGGGGGGCGGGATCCGAGCGCGATCCGGACGACGAGCGCGACCTCGAGGCCCTGGCCAGCGGCTCGGCCCTCGCGATCGCGCTGCGCGCCGCGGGGCACGAGGTGCACAGCGCCTCCGACGTGGTCGACCTCGTGCGCGGAGGCAACGCGGCGGCGATCGAGGCGACCCGGCAGGCGGGCCGCGACGTGGGCGAGGTGCTCGCCACCGTCGTGAACCTCCTCAACCCGTCGATCATCGTGCTGGGCGGCAGCATCGCGCGGGCCGGCGAGCATCTGCTGGCCGGTGTCCGCGAGGTCGTGTACCGCCGGTCGATCCCCCTCGCCACCCAGCACCTGGCCATCGTGCAGTCCCAGGCCGGAGACCGGGCCGCGGTGCTGGGGGCGGCGATCATGGTCGCCCGCGAGGTGCTCTCCCCCGCGAGCGTCGACCGCTATGTCGCGGCGAAGGGGTCGAAGTCGGCCGACAGCGCGCCGACCTGA
- a CDS encoding substrate-binding domain-containing protein: MKIATAGVALFGLIALAGCTTDPSVAPAESENPEQAAETTEWFDQELFDKQDEERGVEPQGPADEPYLQHINAEMVDTSEFASAGAKKACFANASISNPWRQTGWITMNEQLKALQEAGAISEMETRDAQDSDDTQIADIDYFISEGNCDVFLISPNSTAAMTPAVDRACETGKPVVVFDRGVNTDCPVTFIHPIGGFAWGIDTAEFLIDNLEEGDKVVALRILPGVDVLEHRWAGAEKLFDEAGIEAVDYFTGADPAEIKSIISDELAKGDVDGIWMDAGDGAVAAIEAFEDAGADYPVMTGEDEMSFLRKWKDTGLTGLAPVYSNFQWRTPLLAAQMIFAGQEVPKEWVLPQKPITEAELDDYLAANEGMPDGHYAKFGGENLPGYPTVWQERQIP; this comes from the coding sequence ATGAAGATCGCCACCGCCGGGGTGGCCCTCTTCGGCCTCATCGCGCTCGCCGGGTGCACGACCGACCCGTCCGTGGCGCCGGCGGAGTCGGAGAACCCCGAGCAGGCGGCGGAGACGACCGAGTGGTTCGACCAGGAGCTGTTCGACAAGCAGGACGAGGAGCGCGGCGTGGAACCCCAGGGTCCCGCCGACGAGCCCTACCTGCAGCACATCAACGCCGAGATGGTCGACACGTCCGAGTTCGCCAGCGCCGGGGCCAAGAAGGCCTGCTTCGCGAACGCCTCGATCTCCAACCCGTGGCGGCAGACGGGCTGGATCACCATGAACGAGCAGCTCAAGGCGCTGCAGGAGGCCGGGGCGATCAGCGAGATGGAGACGCGCGACGCGCAGGACTCCGATGACACGCAGATCGCCGACATCGACTACTTCATCTCGGAGGGGAACTGCGACGTGTTCCTCATCTCGCCGAACAGCACGGCGGCCATGACGCCCGCCGTCGACCGGGCGTGCGAGACCGGGAAGCCCGTGGTGGTGTTCGACCGCGGTGTGAACACCGACTGCCCCGTCACCTTCATCCACCCCATCGGCGGCTTCGCCTGGGGCATCGACACGGCCGAGTTCCTGATCGACAACCTGGAGGAGGGCGACAAGGTCGTGGCCCTGCGCATCCTCCCCGGCGTCGACGTGCTGGAGCACCGCTGGGCCGGTGCCGAGAAGCTGTTCGACGAGGCGGGCATCGAGGCCGTGGACTACTTCACGGGCGCCGACCCGGCGGAGATCAAGAGCATCATCAGCGACGAGCTCGCCAAGGGCGACGTCGACGGCATCTGGATGGACGCCGGTGACGGCGCCGTCGCGGCCATCGAGGCGTTCGAGGACGCCGGCGCGGACTACCCGGTCATGACCGGTGAGGACGAGATGAGCTTCCTGCGCAAGTGGAAGGACACGGGCCTCACCGGCCTCGCCCCGGTGTACTCGAACTTCCAGTGGCGCACCCCGCTGCTCGCGGCGCAGATGATCTTCGCCGGCCAGGAGGTGCCGAAGGAGTGGGTGCTGCCGCAGAAGCCCATCACCGAGGCGGAGCTGGACGACTACCTGGCGGCGAACGAGGGCATGCCCGACGGCCACTACGCCAAGTTCGGCGGGGAGAACCTCCCCGGCTACCCGACGGTGTGGCAGGAGCGGCAGATCCCGTAA
- a CDS encoding ABC transporter permease has product MTTATRPRLRIDSTVIVLGILVLTLVVGAILVATVGRNFLSPGNIRDVLTGMSVLGLVAIGQTLVVLGASLDLSVTYVISLSSLLAATLMNGNPGNIPVAVAVTLLVCAGIGLLNGVIVTVLKVNGFIATLGVGLILQGILNTNFEGSAGNVPWAFQLIGATGVGPVPVSTIIMIVLAVVVWVLLNRTRTGAHLYAVGGDPEIARLSGVHTRMPLIWAHVLCSVFAGLAGLLLASRLGVGSPTVGQQGGYALLSIAAVVLGGTLLLGGRGSIWGTIGGVAILAVVDNVMSVLQVNPFLKDVVRGVVIVAAVAVYSRRAIVRRRPRFGAGGTRTGGDAAARAAEAEMAAAARELAPSPGSTTEGTRS; this is encoded by the coding sequence ATGACCACCGCCACCCGCCCCCGGCTGCGCATCGACTCCACCGTGATCGTGCTCGGCATCCTCGTGCTGACCCTCGTGGTCGGGGCGATCCTCGTCGCGACCGTCGGCCGCAACTTCCTCAGCCCCGGCAACATCCGCGACGTGCTGACCGGCATGAGCGTGCTCGGACTGGTCGCGATCGGGCAGACGCTCGTGGTGCTCGGGGCGTCGCTCGACCTCTCCGTCACCTACGTCATCAGCCTGTCGAGCCTGCTCGCGGCCACCCTGATGAACGGCAACCCCGGCAACATCCCGGTCGCCGTGGCCGTCACGCTGCTGGTGTGCGCGGGCATCGGGCTGCTCAACGGCGTGATCGTGACGGTGCTCAAGGTGAACGGCTTCATCGCCACGCTCGGCGTGGGGCTGATCCTCCAGGGCATCCTCAACACGAACTTCGAGGGCTCGGCGGGCAACGTCCCCTGGGCGTTCCAGCTGATCGGCGCCACCGGCGTCGGGCCCGTCCCGGTGTCGACGATCATCATGATCGTGCTCGCCGTGGTGGTCTGGGTGCTGCTGAACCGCACCCGCACCGGCGCGCACCTGTACGCCGTCGGCGGCGACCCGGAGATCGCACGGCTCAGCGGCGTGCACACGCGGATGCCGCTGATCTGGGCGCACGTGCTGTGCTCCGTGTTCGCAGGGCTCGCCGGACTGCTGCTCGCGAGCCGCCTCGGCGTCGGCAGCCCGACCGTCGGGCAGCAGGGCGGCTATGCGCTGCTCTCGATCGCCGCGGTCGTGCTGGGCGGCACGCTGCTCCTCGGCGGCCGCGGCTCCATCTGGGGCACGATCGGCGGCGTCGCGATCCTCGCGGTGGTCGACAACGTGATGAGCGTGCTGCAGGTGAACCCGTTCCTGAAGGACGTGGTGCGCGGCGTGGTCATCGTCGCGGCGGTCGCGGTGTACAGCCGTCGCGCGATCGTGCGGCGTCGCCCGCGCTTCGGCGCCGGGGGCACGCGCACCGGGGGCGATGCGGCGGCCAGAGCCGCGGAGGCCGAGATGGCGGCGGCGGCGCGGGAGCTCGCGCCCAGTCCCGGCTCCACGACGGAAGGAACGCGCTCATGA
- a CDS encoding sugar phosphate isomerase/epimerase family protein, translating to MTIQTSLQLFTIREQLEADLDGTLAAVAARGFTAVEPYDFVRRAEAMAAALAAAGLTAPSGHAFLASESFVNPDGSGTTLPVPAPAEVFAAAKTLGMHTVIDPYTEPARWESVEQIAETARLLNAAAEVGAAMGVRVGYHNHAHELEAAFDGVTGLEVLAGLLDDRVVLEVDLYWVARGGVDPEALLERLGDRVIAVHAKDGTLDPALLDAYPPADQVPAGDGAVPLVAAIAAAPALELAIVEFDHYEGDLFDAIERSRRFLDAEVAG from the coding sequence ATGACGATCCAGACGTCCCTGCAGCTGTTCACCATCCGCGAGCAGCTGGAGGCCGACCTCGACGGCACTCTCGCCGCCGTCGCCGCGCGCGGGTTCACGGCCGTCGAGCCGTACGACTTCGTGCGCAGGGCCGAGGCGATGGCCGCCGCGCTCGCCGCCGCCGGCCTCACCGCGCCCTCCGGACACGCGTTCCTGGCGTCGGAGTCGTTCGTCAACCCGGACGGCAGCGGCACCACCCTGCCCGTGCCCGCGCCCGCCGAGGTGTTCGCGGCGGCGAAGACGCTCGGCATGCACACCGTGATCGACCCGTACACCGAACCTGCCCGCTGGGAGTCGGTGGAGCAGATCGCCGAGACCGCCCGACTGCTCAACGCCGCGGCCGAGGTCGGCGCCGCGATGGGCGTGCGCGTCGGCTACCACAACCACGCCCACGAGCTCGAGGCCGCGTTCGACGGCGTGACGGGGCTGGAGGTGCTGGCGGGCCTGCTCGACGACCGCGTGGTGCTGGAGGTGGACCTCTACTGGGTGGCGCGCGGTGGGGTCGACCCCGAGGCCCTGCTGGAGCGCCTGGGCGACCGCGTGATCGCGGTGCACGCCAAGGACGGCACGCTCGACCCCGCCCTGCTCGACGCCTACCCGCCGGCGGACCAGGTGCCCGCGGGCGACGGCGCCGTCCCGCTCGTGGCGGCCATCGCGGCGGCCCCCGCGCTCGAGCTCGCCATCGTGGAGTTCGACCACTACGAGGGCGACCTGTTCGACGCGATCGAGCGCAGTCGGCGGTTCCTCGACGCGGAGGTCGCGGGCTGA
- a CDS encoding sugar ABC transporter ATP-binding protein, whose product MTATTTQPVLAARGIRKSFFGVEVLHGVDLDVRPGEVHGLVGENGAGKSTLMKIIAGVQPADEGTLTYLGEEVHHAHPRQAMDAGIVTVFQEFTLLPERTVAQNVYLGREPRRAGFVDVRGMNAKTSALLDDLGVSFIDPQARVGSLTVAEQQIVEIVKALSFDARVISMDEPTAALSDREVELLYAIIRRLTSRGVAVLYVSHRLKEIFDLCDRITILKDGALVSTDDTAALTTDELVRRMVGRSIQSYFPDALEGTEVGEPRLELDGCGNAYVDGVSITLRAGEIVGVAGLQGSGRTELVEGVFGIQAFTRGTMRIDGAPVRITGPRAAVRAGLALVSEDRKAQGLALGQSVLDNALLVVRSVFAGRTAASRREVPGVLSALEVSSRGLDQEVRYLSGGNQQKVVLAKWLLTGPQIVLFDEPTRGIDVGAKYAVYELMRQLAAQGTAVLMVSSELPEVIGMSDRILVMHDGELVAELPAGSAEHEILAAATGADARPSTEGGQR is encoded by the coding sequence ATGACCGCCACGACGACGCAGCCCGTGCTCGCGGCGCGCGGCATCCGCAAGTCGTTCTTCGGCGTGGAGGTGCTGCACGGCGTCGACCTGGACGTGCGACCGGGTGAGGTGCACGGCCTCGTGGGCGAGAACGGTGCGGGCAAGTCCACGCTCATGAAGATCATCGCCGGAGTGCAGCCCGCCGACGAGGGCACCCTGACGTACCTCGGCGAAGAGGTGCACCACGCGCACCCGCGTCAGGCCATGGACGCGGGCATCGTGACCGTGTTCCAGGAATTCACCCTCCTGCCCGAGCGCACGGTCGCGCAGAACGTGTACCTCGGACGTGAGCCGCGCCGGGCGGGCTTCGTGGACGTGCGCGGCATGAACGCGAAGACGAGCGCACTGCTCGACGACCTCGGAGTGTCGTTCATCGACCCGCAGGCCCGCGTCGGCTCGCTCACCGTCGCCGAGCAGCAGATCGTCGAGATCGTGAAGGCCCTGTCGTTCGACGCCCGGGTCATCTCGATGGACGAGCCGACGGCGGCGCTCAGCGACCGCGAGGTCGAGCTGCTGTACGCCATCATCCGCCGGCTCACCTCGCGCGGGGTCGCGGTGCTCTACGTGTCGCACCGGCTCAAGGAGATCTTCGACCTCTGCGACCGCATCACCATCCTCAAGGACGGCGCCCTCGTGTCCACCGACGACACCGCGGCGCTCACGACCGACGAGCTCGTGCGGCGCATGGTCGGCCGCTCCATCCAGTCGTACTTCCCCGACGCGCTCGAGGGCACCGAGGTGGGGGAGCCGCGGCTCGAGCTCGACGGCTGCGGCAACGCCTACGTGGACGGGGTGTCGATCACGCTGCGCGCCGGCGAGATCGTCGGCGTCGCCGGGCTCCAGGGCTCCGGACGCACGGAGCTCGTGGAGGGCGTGTTCGGCATCCAGGCGTTCACGCGCGGCACGATGCGCATCGACGGCGCCCCCGTGCGCATCACCGGCCCCCGGGCGGCCGTCCGTGCGGGGCTCGCGCTCGTGTCGGAGGACCGCAAGGCGCAGGGCCTCGCGCTCGGCCAGTCGGTGCTCGACAACGCCCTGCTGGTCGTGCGCAGCGTGTTCGCCGGGCGCACGGCCGCGTCGCGCCGCGAGGTGCCCGGCGTGCTCAGCGCGCTGGAGGTGTCGTCGCGCGGGCTCGACCAGGAGGTGCGGTACCTCTCCGGCGGCAACCAGCAGAAGGTCGTGCTCGCGAAGTGGCTGCTCACCGGACCGCAGATCGTGCTGTTCGACGAGCCGACACGCGGCATCGACGTGGGCGCGAAGTACGCGGTGTACGAGCTGATGCGCCAGCTCGCGGCGCAGGGCACGGCCGTGCTGATGGTCTCGAGCGAGCTGCCGGAGGTGATCGGCATGAGCGACCGCATCCTGGTGATGCACGACGGGGAGCTGGTCGCCGAGCTGCCCGCGGGCTCCGCGGAGCACGAGATCCTCGCCGCGGCGACCGGTGCGGATGCGCGCCCCTCGACCGAGGGAGGCCAGCGATGA
- a CDS encoding ABC transporter permease, which produces MKALRTLVSPRGAVFLLLVVLLVAVTILNPSFAEPGQFMRFLQRVAPIAIVAIGQYFVIIAGEFDLSQGSLITAQVIIAGNLVGQDDARTIPVLLLMVVFAVAVGLVNGLITTLLKVPSFIVTLGMMLALLGGVMWWTGGAATGNPADSFREIGRGGLRDVPLLDFIPWAVLLLIVWLALGIVLTKRPLGKTLIAIGDNARAVDYAGARRAWVTTRAFVISSLSATLSAVLLVGYAGVHPSVGRGYEFTAITAVVLGGVVLGGGRGWIVGAVAGAFTLEALFMLLNIAGVPSTLRDAVQGVIIIAAVAYSAVAFRARRARGPQSAAPEPAEPEPAAPVTHGAATTSRTIHTETRGD; this is translated from the coding sequence ATGAAGGCCCTGCGCACCCTCGTCAGCCCGCGCGGCGCCGTGTTCCTGCTGCTGGTGGTGCTGCTCGTCGCGGTCACGATCCTCAACCCGAGCTTCGCCGAGCCGGGGCAGTTCATGCGGTTCCTGCAGCGGGTCGCACCCATCGCCATCGTCGCGATCGGGCAGTACTTCGTGATCATCGCCGGCGAGTTCGACCTGTCGCAGGGCTCGCTCATCACGGCGCAGGTCATCATCGCCGGCAACCTGGTGGGCCAGGACGACGCCCGCACCATCCCGGTGCTGCTGCTCATGGTGGTCTTCGCGGTGGCCGTCGGGCTCGTGAACGGCCTGATCACGACGCTGCTGAAGGTGCCGTCGTTCATCGTGACGCTCGGCATGATGCTCGCGCTGCTCGGCGGGGTGATGTGGTGGACAGGGGGAGCGGCCACCGGAAACCCCGCCGACAGCTTCCGCGAGATCGGACGTGGCGGCCTGCGCGACGTGCCGCTGCTGGACTTCATCCCGTGGGCGGTGCTGCTGCTGATCGTGTGGCTCGCGCTGGGCATCGTCCTCACGAAGCGGCCGCTCGGCAAGACCCTCATCGCCATCGGCGACAACGCCAGGGCCGTGGACTACGCCGGTGCCCGCCGCGCCTGGGTCACCACGCGCGCGTTCGTGATCTCCTCGCTCTCGGCCACGCTGTCGGCCGTGCTGCTGGTCGGCTATGCGGGCGTGCACCCGTCGGTCGGCCGCGGCTACGAGTTCACCGCCATCACGGCGGTCGTGCTCGGCGGCGTCGTGCTCGGCGGTGGCCGGGGCTGGATCGTGGGCGCGGTCGCCGGGGCGTTCACGCTCGAGGCGCTGTTCATGCTCCTCAACATCGCGGGCGTGCCGTCCACGCTGCGCGACGCCGTGCAGGGCGTCATCATCATCGCTGCGGTGGCCTACTCCGCCGTCGCCTTCCGTGCCCGCCGCGCACGCGGCCCCCAATCCGCGGCGCCGGAGCCCGCGGAACCCGAACCCGCGGCGCCCGTGACCCACGGGGCCGCCACGACCTCACGCACCATCCACACAGAAACCAGAGGAGATTAG
- a CDS encoding Gfo/Idh/MocA family protein → MGRAGDAVGVGIIGAGNISDQYLQNLTRFPDVRVLAIGDLLPERARAQAEAYGVPRAGGVDVVLDDPDIAVVVNLTIPAAHVAVSEAIIRAGKHVWTEKPLGVSREEASRLLRTAEAAGRRIGAAPDTVLGPGVQTAKRAIARGDIGRPLFGQTTFQWQGPEIFHPNPAFLYARGAGPLLDMGPYYVSTLVHVFGPVAAVAALGLQGAPTRRVQVGELAGQEFPVEIPSTLSVLLDFEGGGQAQSLYSTDSPLVRQGIVEITGTEGTITIPDPNTFGGPITITRPLARHFVPPEPVEQEIVDVAQEGVLAGRGIGLLDMVRSIADDRPHVATGEFAYHVLDTLLSIEEAAEQRRFVEVASTLDQVGALSADFDPFAAT, encoded by the coding sequence ATGGGGCGCGCAGGCGACGCGGTCGGCGTCGGCATCATCGGCGCGGGCAACATCAGCGACCAGTACCTGCAGAACCTGACCCGGTTCCCCGACGTGCGGGTGCTCGCGATCGGCGACCTCCTCCCGGAGCGCGCCCGCGCTCAGGCCGAGGCGTACGGCGTGCCGCGGGCGGGCGGCGTGGACGTGGTGCTCGACGACCCCGACATCGCCGTGGTCGTCAACCTCACGATCCCGGCCGCGCACGTCGCGGTGTCCGAGGCGATCATCCGCGCCGGGAAGCACGTGTGGACGGAGAAGCCGCTCGGCGTGAGCCGGGAGGAGGCCAGCCGGCTGCTGCGCACCGCCGAGGCGGCCGGACGGCGCATCGGCGCCGCGCCCGACACGGTGCTCGGCCCCGGGGTGCAGACCGCGAAGCGCGCGATCGCCCGCGGCGACATCGGGCGGCCGCTGTTCGGGCAGACGACGTTCCAGTGGCAGGGCCCGGAGATCTTCCACCCGAACCCGGCGTTCCTCTACGCCAGGGGCGCTGGTCCGCTGCTCGACATGGGCCCGTACTACGTCTCGACGCTCGTGCACGTGTTCGGCCCGGTGGCGGCGGTCGCCGCGCTCGGGCTGCAGGGTGCGCCGACCAGGCGGGTGCAGGTCGGCGAGCTCGCCGGGCAGGAGTTCCCCGTCGAGATCCCGTCGACGCTGAGCGTGCTGCTCGACTTCGAGGGCGGCGGTCAGGCCCAGAGCCTCTACAGCACCGACTCGCCCCTCGTGCGGCAGGGCATCGTGGAGATCACCGGGACCGAGGGCACGATCACGATCCCCGACCCCAACACCTTCGGGGGACCGATCACGATCACCCGCCCGCTCGCGCGCCACTTCGTGCCGCCGGAGCCCGTGGAGCAGGAGATCGTCGACGTCGCCCAGGAGGGCGTGCTCGCCGGTCGCGGCATCGGCCTGTTGGACATGGTCCGCTCGATCGCGGACGACCGCCCGCACGTCGCCACGGGCGAGTTCGCGTACCACGTGCTCGACACGCTGCTGTCGATCGAGGAGGCCGCGGAACAGCGCCGCTTCGTCGAGGTGGCCAGCACGCTCGATCAGGTCGGCGCGCTGTCGGCCGACTTCGACCCCTTCGCCGCGACATAG
- a CDS encoding Gfo/Idh/MocA family protein: protein MTTDVTDTGLGTIRAGILGGGFMARVHRAAARDAGGELRAIATRSAAGGRDAAQALGAERAEVDADALLDADDIDVVHICTPNATHADLARRALHAGKHVICEKPLATTADDARELAEAAAAAGLIGAVPFIYRYHPMVREARARIARGEAGDLLTLDCSYLQDWMLLPGDDDWRVRSEAGGASRAFADIGSHLCDLIEFVTGERIRALSARSRRVYAERGGHAVDTEDLVAVLVETGSGALGTLLISQMAPGRKNALTLELHGSRQSLRFEQERPEELWVGMREESRLLLRDPATAGADAARLQRVPAGHAMGYQDAFNGFVADVYAAIGGARPDGLPTFADGHRSAVLTEAVLDSAAHDGRWVEVTA, encoded by the coding sequence ATGACAACGGATGTCACAGACACCGGTCTCGGGACGATCCGAGCCGGCATCCTCGGCGGGGGATTCATGGCCCGCGTCCACCGCGCGGCAGCGCGCGACGCAGGGGGAGAGCTGCGGGCGATCGCCACCCGGTCGGCCGCGGGCGGACGCGATGCGGCGCAGGCCCTGGGGGCCGAACGGGCGGAGGTCGACGCCGACGCCCTCCTCGACGCCGACGACATCGACGTGGTGCACATCTGCACCCCCAACGCCACGCACGCCGACCTCGCGCGCCGCGCGCTGCACGCCGGCAAGCACGTGATCTGCGAGAAGCCGCTCGCGACCACCGCGGACGACGCCCGCGAGCTCGCGGAGGCGGCCGCCGCGGCCGGCCTCATCGGCGCCGTCCCCTTCATCTACCGCTACCACCCCATGGTGCGCGAGGCCAGGGCCCGCATCGCCAGGGGAGAGGCGGGAGACCTGCTCACCCTCGACTGCTCCTACCTCCAGGACTGGATGCTGCTGCCCGGTGACGACGACTGGCGCGTGAGGTCTGAGGCAGGCGGCGCCTCGCGCGCCTTCGCCGACATCGGCTCGCACCTGTGCGACCTGATCGAGTTCGTCACGGGAGAGCGCATCCGTGCCCTCAGCGCCCGCAGCCGCCGCGTCTACGCGGAGCGCGGCGGGCACGCCGTCGACACCGAGGATCTCGTCGCCGTGCTCGTCGAGACCGGCTCCGGCGCGCTCGGCACGCTGCTCATCTCGCAGATGGCACCGGGGCGGAAGAACGCCCTCACTTTGGAGCTGCACGGCTCGCGGCAGAGCCTGCGGTTCGAGCAGGAGCGCCCGGAGGAGCTCTGGGTCGGGATGCGCGAGGAGTCCCGGCTGCTGCTGCGCGACCCCGCGACCGCCGGCGCCGATGCGGCCCGGCTGCAGCGGGTGCCAGCGGGGCATGCGATGGGCTACCAGGACGCGTTCAACGGCTTCGTGGCGGACGTGTACGCCGCGATCGGCGGGGCCCGACCGGACGGACTCCCGACCTTCGCCGACGGACACCGCTCCGCCGTGCTCACCGAGGCCGTGCTCGACTCGGCGGCGCACGACGGCCGATGGGTGGAGGTGACGGCATGA
- a CDS encoding TetR/AcrR family transcriptional regulator has product MPPSSADGPERPRARGAYAKGIARRQEILDRAIEVFATRGADRTSLRAIASEVGVTHAALTHYFGSLEELLVAVYRESNAPGRHPEARDDATPVESMILSARVNREVPGLVQLYSALVASALEEGHPAAREFATDRFARLRASIAATVRQQQREGRIRDDADPEAVAALVIAASDGLQTQWLLDPDAPQHEALTLLDRLLRPTSGAEPRPPEDDRA; this is encoded by the coding sequence ATGCCCCCCTCCTCCGCCGACGGTCCCGAGCGCCCACGCGCCCGCGGCGCCTACGCCAAGGGGATCGCGCGTCGGCAGGAGATCCTCGACCGCGCGATCGAGGTGTTCGCGACCCGCGGCGCCGACCGCACGAGCCTGCGCGCGATCGCCAGCGAGGTCGGCGTCACGCACGCCGCGCTCACGCACTACTTCGGCTCCCTGGAGGAGCTCCTGGTCGCGGTCTACCGCGAGAGCAACGCCCCTGGCCGGCACCCCGAGGCGCGAGACGACGCGACGCCCGTGGAGAGCATGATCCTGTCGGCCAGGGTCAACCGCGAGGTGCCAGGCCTCGTGCAGCTGTACTCGGCCCTGGTGGCCTCCGCGCTGGAGGAGGGCCATCCGGCGGCGAGGGAGTTCGCCACCGACCGGTTCGCGCGACTGCGAGCGAGCATCGCCGCGACCGTGCGGCAGCAGCAGCGCGAGGGGCGCATCCGCGACGACGCCGACCCCGAGGCGGTCGCGGCCCTGGTCATCGCCGCCTCGGACGGCCTGCAGACGCAGTGGCTGCTCGACCCCGACGCCCCGCAGCACGAGGCGCTGACACTGCTGGACCGCCTGCTCCGCCCCACCTCGGGTGCCGAGCCCCGACCACCGGAGGATGACCGCGCATGA